CAttgacagattttggttcaagatcctcatcttgttgcattattttaaTAACAACATTAAAAGCAataatattatcgaccacaatatcagttcaatttcacttctttcctatctatacataacttattgagatttctttatTCTCATTATCCACCACAattgcctccaaattatgatcatttattccttttctttttcgagaatttttatctttggaaccaattgGTCTTTCACGTTTTAAGCATGACCTAGACTtatttgcctgaacaagttgtcctatcagaacatcaactcgaacttgagcattagcagctgtgATATGCGATTTTGTAACCcatggaaggttagtaaatgcatccaaCAGTTGGTTtacaatattctgcaaataaatcaacttttgaacttcttgctcacattcatttgttcgaggatctaaataagatagtgacaatgaattccaatctatctcatttttcaattgcTTATGTTATCctcctaatgttgggtatactgattcatcaaaatgacaattagTGAatcttttcataaataaatctccagtaacaagtttcaaatattttataatagaaggagatttataccccacatatatttttattcttctttgGGGATTCATTTTTAtgcggtgcggtggagcaattgagACATATATCGCACATCCAAAttttctaagatgggatatatttggctcccttctaaaagccaactgtaatggggaaaattaatgaaaatttattggcCTTAtacgcacaagtgctgctgcatgcagaATAACATGCCCCCATACCGAAAGAgaaagttttgtcctcattagcaatggtctagctatcaattggaggtgTTTAATCAATAATTCTACTAAACCATTTTGAGTGAGAACATGAGCAACtagatgctcaacttttatttcaACCGAtatataataatcattaaatgattgagatgtaaattcaccagcattaacaagacgaattgtctttattgcataatctggaaattgtgctcttaaccttataatttgagctaacaatctcgcaaaagtcatattgcgagttgataataaacacacatgtgaccatcttgtagatgcatctattaagaccatataatatttaaatagtcCAAATGAAAGGTGAATTGAcccatatatcaccctgtatacgttccagaaatgCAGAGAATTCAATCCTAATCTTAGTTGTTGATGGTTTAATAATtagttttccttgggaacaagcaacacaagagaattccttagattgaaattttttctaattcttcaaagtgtgctCATGTGAATTCTCGATAATTCTGCGCATtatattataaccgggatggactagccggtcatgccaaatgataaatttattatgatcaataaatcttttatttaccatggcatgtgattcaaccaCATAATACTTGTGTGGTATAACCCAGAAGAAAGTACATGTAATTTTTCATGCACAaatctttttcctatttttattgtagtaatataaaggtactCAATATTTCCTTCATTAGTAGTTTCAATATGATAAGCCATTTTGCCGAATaactttgaaacttaataagtttctttgagacttactacaatacaaagCATTATTAATAACCAATATTGTTCCCCAAGGTAGTGATAAGGCTGCTCTTTCAGCGCCTCAATTATTTTTGTACTATCGGATATTGTATTAAATTGACCCCTTTCATAACCaaatgagagaaatatttattttcccaattgaagactgagaaatttatttatcttcataaaataaaaatgcattataagaaataaaataagtaacaatattaCTAGAAAACATAAgtcctcttttttattttcttttttaaatagataaaagtaaaaatataacaatcaaaagtacataaaaacgacaacatattgtaaatcatacaataaaattaaacatcaattacaATCTCTAAAGAAGTCTTCatcctccaaatgagtaatatcattgaggtcattaaaatcgtcATCCTTCAAAGCcaaatttgcttcaatattatcattatgcgAAGGTTTTGCCTaaacattattttcaaatgtcaagtgtgactctatccgagcattagaagaagaggtaCCACCTCTATTTGCTTTTTTTTGAAGGGATTTTGATAAAACCTCACAAAATCCTCacgcgtccgacattcatttttctagtggtctttcatgccacaacgatgacagttacttcttgaaaAACCGCTTTGAGAACTCATATTGTTCTCctttttatgttgaccaccaccacgatgattattatatcatcttgtaccattgccacatccatacacattattgtggccacgatttttattttgtcttctttcagactggtcATGTGCTTCTACCATATTTGTTTTCGATAATGGAGTAGTTCTAGTGGGACGAGCTTCATGATTTTCATTAAAAGAGCATTATGTTGCTCATCCACCAAAAGGCATGAGATCAATTTagagtatttttgaaaatctttttcACGGTATTACTGCAGTAATATCACATAAGAgacatgaaaagtagttagtgtcttttccaaCACGTCCttatcatttatagttttcccacataattttaattgagaagttattctaaatacaacagaattatactTAATTACAGTTTTAAATCTTGAAACTGTAAGTGCATCCaatcataacgagcccttggcaatactgTTGCCTTAAGTTGGTCATACCTTCCTTTTAAAACTTTctacaattcaagtggatctttcactgtcaagtattcaacctttaggctttcatctagatgatgacgaaggaaaattgTAGCCTTCGCTTTATTCTGACTTGATGCTTCATTTCCATCGATTATAGCATCActaagacccttagcggtaaggtggatttcagcatcaagtacacatgacaaataatttttgcccGAAATTTCAAATGCCACAAATCCAATTTTGACATGATAAAAactatcataaaaatatttaaattagattaaactaataaaattttaactatTAAAAATTAAGAAGAACTTATATGGTAttttaataagaaaatttattttcattaattaatacAGTCTACTACCaccttatattatatgaataagtgaattgaatttcaagaaaatacaTCTCAAACTCCATGCCACTTAAAAAATATGTCTCCAGTATTAATAATCGatctttcattttatttatcttttatacTTGTCATAACAGTTTATTGCTATGCATAATTGAATATCCCTTTTTATCATTCTTAGATTACACTAAATCTCGTGCTTCTCTTATTTTGCACTTCAATACAATGAATCATCcattcaaaaatattaaaatgaagATAACTTTGCATATCTTATAAGAGACTTCGTGCTGATAATATGTTATAACTAAAATGACAAATCAacttaagaagaggaagagagaacaaatgagtaatcttattatttttttctctttttgtgtGTTTATCCATGCTTACAAGAATGCCTATTTATAAGcctaaaagaagaaataaaatatgataaaaatacattatgatggagaataaaatatagtaaaaacaaattatgatgatgaataaaatataatgaaaataaattatgatgaaaaataacatatacatatattattttgtaacAATAGATATATACTTATAAGTTGGTTGCTGAAAGGGTAGAAGTGACAACATAATCTGGGAAGACCAAGGTCAAGCCCACAAATGAATAGCTACTTCAAAAACAGCAGAGACAACCAACTACAAGAGAAACACGTGTAGACACTATTTTTCACATTGGAAAAACGAAGTTGTTTATTCTTTGACACCTCCAAAGCTTCTTTGACTATTCCCTGACATCCACACACAACTCCCATCCTTCACCGTCCATCAAGTAAGATTGTTATTAGTAGTActaataatttaatcaattcACATGGAAATTGGACCCCATCACCACTCTATTTAATAAATCACCCCCACCAATATCCtcattcaaatttctttgcAAGTTCATTTCTTCTTCAGCCATGGCCACTGTTTCCTCAGCCTCTGTTGCTCTTAGAACCATTTCTTCTTCCTCATATAGGCTACCCTCTGCCTTCCCAACTACTACTTCTCTTTCGCAAAAGATCCAATCTTTTAAACTCCCTAACCCTCTCATTTCTCAAACTCATAGACTTACCACCTCCACTACTGCCTCTAGATCATTTCACTGGAAGCTCCAGAGCAGCGCAACAGATGCCACAAACAGTAAGAATATTTTACTTCTTTATCACATTTTATAAAACACCCTGAGTACAGTCTGTCAtacttaattttctttttttggggggtgGGAATTTTCTTGGTTTCAGCTGAAGGTCAACAACTTAGTGTCTACGAGCTCAATGAACGTGATCGTGGAAGCCCTGCTTATCTTCGATTGAGCCAAAAGAATGTCAATTCACTCGGAGATCTTGTCCCCTTTAGCAACAAAGTATGTTTTTGCaatcaaaatactcaaaaagaaggaatcttttcttgatttttttttcctgttttgcttattcttgGTATGTTGCAGCTATATACCGCAGACTTAAAGAAGAGAATTGGAATAACGGCTGGACTATGCATTCTGATCAAGCACGAAGAGGAGAAGAAAGGGGATCGCTATGAAGCTATTTACAGCTTTTACTTCGGCGATTACGGTCACATCGCCGTTCAGGGATCGTACTTAACCTATGAGGACACTTATCTGGCCGTCACCGGTGGATCCGGCATATTTTCAGGGGTTTCCGGTCAAGTAAAATTGCAGCAAATCATCTTCCCTTTCAAGCTATTCTACACTTTTGACTTGAAGGGTATTCCGGATCTGCCGTCTGAGTTGTTGTGTAAGGCGGTTCCTCCGTCGCCGACGGTGGAGCCAGCACCTGAAGCTAAAGCTTGTGAGCCTGGGGCCACACTGAAAAATTACACTAATTGAGTGGGGGGTGTTGATGGGCAATCACCACTTTTCTTGGGGTCCTTTTGAataatcaataatgatgagttgtagaatttaaaaaagaaaaataattgtcCTTTTGATTTGTATTTTTAGTATCTTAATTATTGTTGTTCGATTAACTATTCTGTACTTATTATATATgcctaataatttttatttctccatTCTATCCTAGTGTAAGTTCCAACTTTATTCCTGTATAAGGTACAGAAATGAAAAAACGAGGGCAATTGGTAGTAATAAAATTTGGTCGTGCAAGGACATATTTGTTCAAAGTTTCATTAATGTTTACCACTCCTATTAAGCTTGAAAATGACACGTTTTTctcaccttttttttttctttttccatatAATGGTAGTGCTCATGAGTTCAAGTTGTTTTCAGTTTAAAGTGTTTTATGTTGTGTGGTATTGGGTGCATTCAtcttttcctttcatcattatggCTATTggcaacttcttttttttttttataatttttttacccCATTTTGGAGAATTTATAGTGTTTCCATACTTCCCCTCCAgtgtgactcgaacccaggacCTACCGATCGTGGGTGGAGGTGCTTAACCAACTGAGCAAGCCTCACTTGTCCTATTCGCAACTTCAACTACCAGAttttatgataatatgaatttttgagagattttttattatttaaaataattaaattgttattaaaattttatattttttaggaaataaattatattacttgtaaaaaagttatatttatgacttTATAAGGATAATAGTGGAAAATATAAATTGTATGAATCCCCAATCCaaacaaatcataaaaataaaaattctttcaactttctctaaCATTAAGATGCTTCCTCCCACTTTcctttccctttcttaccaaacaaaatCTGGAGAATATTAGCAActaactttaattaattagaaacaCAAAAGCAGCCACGAACACCTAACACGATCCTAAAGTCCATAACATGTGATTCACTTATGATTTGTCTTCTTTTaaattgataatatatatacaataaattaattagtATAGTATAGTCATATTTGTCCGCCTCAAAAACGCGAGCAGTTGTAAAGTACTGCTCCATATTCCAAAGAAAATTTTCCAGCTCTTTGGCCGATCTTGAATCAGTGAAAGGTTTTGGGTCAGGGATTTTCACCTTAGAGCGGTCCGCATCATGACCTGCTTGGGGAGCAGCAGCCATCGCCCTACGTAGTATTACCACTTCAAGGTTTAAGGTTTCGTTCTCCCTTTTCAGACCTTCGATCTGACCCGAGGTCGTCTCGCGAAATCATTTTCCGCAAGCCGTCCTCGGGTCAGATCGAGGGTCTGAAAAGGGAGAACGAAACCTTAAACCTTGAAGTGGTAATACTACGTAGGGCGATGGCTGCTGCTCCCCAAGCAGGCCATGATGCGGACCGCTCTAAGGTGAAAATTCCTGAACCAAAACCTTTCACTGGTTCAAGATCGGCTAAAGAGATGGAAAATTTTCTTTGGGATATGGAGCAGTACTTTACAACTGCTCGCGTTTCTGAGGCGGACAAGTTTGGCAtcattatttacataaaaatagctaaaatcataggaaatatatagtgactatataatataatttgtcaAAAGTCGTAAAaggtatacactgactatacatataaattacttataaatgagttatacactgaatacatattataataatataaaaaacaCTGAATATAAAATTAGGTGGAGTGTTTAATAATCTGTGTTCATTAACACGTGCTTAAGAATATAAAATCAGTTAGATTTTGGATACTGGATACTGGATGCCGTTTTCCCTACCCCAACTGActctttatattaattttatttaatttatggaGCTCATGCACTTGATGGGCCTATTTATTACTTGAAATTCAAggtcttatttttttaagaaagaaatcCAACCAGTACGTAGATTTACAATAACATAATGATTGTAATTATCCGTTGGAATACAATAAATCACGATTAAGTATATCAATGTgcagtttttgtttttttttagcAAATGAAGATTACAAATATGCTGAAGATTTGATAATACAAAGAATGGTCTGCTAAAAATTGAAATGTCTTCTGCTGGCAGATTTAATCCATGTGGcctatgaaaaaaatttaagataAGGAATTCTTTGTTAATCGCTAATTTAAGTAGGTCTACTTGTTTGTTAAGATTGTATAAGAGTTAAAGAAAGTGTTTGATAGTTTTTACCTATGGTTATTAGAAAAAATACAATTTGATTTTAAATCTTTGCTTAGAAAACTTATTACCAAATAtaatttcaaacttcaaatcTAATTTTAGTGAAATCAATATTTGTGTGATATatcaatttcaagaatttcctAAGTCTATTAATCTCTCCTCCTCGGATGCACCATCGCGACCTCTGCGAAGTCTACACTCTGCAACTATGAGTATACTCGAGCTCTTCTAATCCAATATCAATAAATTTATCTCCACACAACAAGTCGAAAATGATGTATACTCTATATTAGTACGATTGCTTTAGAAGTAATCAAAACTGATTATTTCCTCTTAGATATACCAAGTGCAGGCCGGAGACACCACTTATCCATATTAGTGAAGTATTTGACTTGTTGAGAAAGATTATTCTagccaaaatataattttagttcatCCAAATTGTTACCATATGTAGCCAATAAGTGAGCTTCTTCATTTAAAAAGATCTTtgatctcctctgcctcaaaggAATTAATATCTGAATTGTTGATAACACAATCAACCATTATTTTAAAACCATTCTCGATCGGCTTCAACTGCATTTTGTCATTTGTGATGCACCACTTGATACCAAATAAAAAAGCTTTCAATTTAGTCACGTACATCTTTTACTTCGCCTAAATTCGTTGATTTTGCTCCTGCCAGAAATTACTAGTACCCTCCTCTGGTGGCATGCTATAGGCACGCttgccagttttttttttttttttatgacaatAAAATTCATAGTTGCTATTTGGATGCGTATAGGGTAAAAATTCTAAAAGAGATAATTTTGCATTATACAAATCCAATGTGACGAGCTTGATTCGAAAGAAAAACTCCTAGTTTTAAACTTGAGACCACTAACATTAAAGTTTCAAATTCAAATCAGGCCACACCTCAAAAGGTGCTTGTCAATTTTGAGTCCCCAATGATCCCCACAAGCACTCACATGCCAAGTATAtcgtttaattaattaaaaacaaCCTATAAGGCATGATCTTCCATAAGTCTCCTTTAATTTCCATCCTTTTAACCTTTCAAACTTGTCAAAAATATCTCAACCAAAATTATATACTATTTTCTACAGTACTACAGGTATAATTCAACTTATATTAGTtgttcattattattattaaatttttaattaattattttgtaaGTGACCTAATTTATTTATCTCATTGATACATCGAACACATTTGACTATACTATATTAATATGTGATTTTATGAATATAGTAAATGGGTTTAGCTACATCTCGTGCGTCTCGTCTCCTCCTTCTCCAAACATCAACGTTAACGTTGCCACAAAAAAACCGGTCCAGAATCCAATCTTGTTTCTTGGggattttaattaaaagagatttttgagttatctatttgaggatataggacacaagttttaaaaattgggtAAAAGGGACTCTAGTATAATTAGTGATTAATGAGTTATgctaattttaaaaagaatatttttatacacccCAAAGTTTTGTTATTTACAAATAGGTCCAACATATAAGAGGGTTGTAAAAAacacctaaacaacttagggttgtttaaatatcttctggttgtttgaactaaacaacttttgattgtttaaacaacttctggttgtttgaactaaacaacttagggttgtttaaatatcttctgattgtttgaactaaacaacttttggttgtttaaatattttttggttgtttaaataacttttgttgtttgaactaaacaatttagggttgtttaaatatcttctggttgtttgaactaaacaacttttggttgtttaaatatcttcttggttgcttgaacaactcatgtttatataaacatttacaacatatccTCTCTTCTGTTctcatctcttttcatcaattttttaatatagttttcacaatcaaatcgaagtgaagaaaaaaatgagaatgaaacatccaaagaagaagaagatggaaaCACAAAAAGTTTAAACATAAAGGGAAAAACAGAGAAGGAAAAAAGTAAAGAAGttaatgaagaagaagatgaaagaaaaaaaaaagagcgttaaaaaaatgaagaaaagagaagagaggagaagaGGGAAATGAAGAACAGAAGAGAGAAGAGTTGAGGGGAATGAAGAAcagaagagagaagagaagagggAAATAGAGAAAAGTTTAAAAAGTGGAGTAAATGAATGAAAATTAGGgttttattaaaagtttttgattttttaatttttaccctaaacttttaaatattctaattcaaccccatctcttcataattaacatctaattaaaaatttataataaaaaaaattaaaaaaaaatacaaatcccCTATCTTTCATTTAACTCTCAAAGGTCTCTTTTACCTTATTTTCCccttgtttcttcttcttcttcttcggtcGAAGTTCATCAGAAATTCACATTAACAATGGTACTTGAAGCTCATCAGCTTTTTCTTCCAAAACcccctttcttttctccttctttCCCTTCTCCACCACCACACTTTTCTTCTTTCCTCTTTGAACCTTCTTCTCTCTCTTTAGCTCTCTTCCATTCCGATTCTTCTATATCTCTCTACCCTTCTTTCTCTCCTTTCTCTATCTCTTCCTTTCCTCCTCCTCAAACCACCCTCCCTCTGCCCATATCCGCCGCAGCCTTCCTCCTTTTACGGAACCCTAATCCTAATACCCTCTTTCTCATATCCTCTCCTATTTCTGGAGGCTCCGCGCTTCTCCTTCGTTTCTATATCCTTAATTCTAAGAGGAAGTCTTTTACTCCGGCGAAAGTTGTATGCAATCACACTGATTTGAAGTTTGATGAGAGTAAATTCGGGGTGATTTTTGGGGTTTCTCATGGGGTTTCGGTGAAATTGGCTGCGGATGTTAATGTATTTGCTTTGTACTCTATTTCGAATGGTAAGATTTGGGTTTTTGCTGTGAAGCACCTGGGGGGTGAGGAACTGAAATTAATCAAGTGTGCTGTGATTGATTGTTCTCTGTCGGTGTTTTCTATGAGTGTTTCTTTTGGGTTCCTGATTTTGGGGGAAGATAATGGGGTCAGGGTATTCCCCTTGCGGCCATTGGTCAAAGGAAGAGTTAAGAAAGACAAGGGTGCGTCTAAGAA
The sequence above is a segment of the Solanum dulcamara chromosome 11, daSolDulc1.2, whole genome shotgun sequence genome. Coding sequences within it:
- the LOC129874688 gene encoding allene oxide cyclase, chloroplastic-like, whose translation is MATVSSASVALRTISSSSYRLPSAFPTTTSLSQKIQSFKLPNPLISQTHRLTTSTTASRSFHWKLQSSATDATNTEGQQLSVYELNERDRGSPAYLRLSQKNVNSLGDLVPFSNKLYTADLKKRIGITAGLCILIKHEEEKKGDRYEAIYSFYFGDYGHIAVQGSYLTYEDTYLAVTGGSGIFSGVSGQVKLQQIIFPFKLFYTFDLKGIPDLPSELLCKAVPPSPTVEPAPEAKACEPGATLKNYTN